Proteins found in one Peptococcaceae bacterium genomic segment:
- a CDS encoding helix-turn-helix domain-containing protein has protein sequence MNFGNRLKLLRQEKGMTQSQLASSFNLAESTVSLYELGRRTPDYEMLIKFANFFNVTVDYLLGNAEERRPPVSFREDGEQYDPEKKDAYPPARLPVVTAVRAGPRGVVFEKEPAAEWVSGINVSDGNFFWLKAKDDAMSGHGILPGDFILIREQSELEYGEMGLILIPGEEGCIRRYYKNKDSIVLLPSNPYTPPRIFTGKERAGIRVVGKVVQIRRTYQPDPV, from the coding sequence GTGAATTTTGGTAATAGATTGAAGCTTTTGCGCCAGGAAAAAGGCATGACGCAGTCCCAGCTAGCCTCAAGTTTTAATCTGGCTGAATCAACCGTCTCGCTCTATGAATTGGGCAGAAGAACCCCCGATTATGAAATGTTGATAAAATTTGCCAATTTCTTCAACGTTACCGTTGATTACCTGTTGGGGAATGCTGAAGAAAGACGACCGCCGGTCAGTTTCCGGGAAGACGGCGAGCAGTACGATCCGGAAAAGAAAGACGCGTATCCTCCCGCCAGGCTCCCGGTCGTCACCGCCGTCAGGGCAGGTCCCCGGGGAGTCGTGTTTGAAAAGGAACCCGCCGCGGAATGGGTCTCCGGAATAAATGTCAGCGACGGCAATTTTTTCTGGCTGAAAGCGAAGGATGATGCCATGAGCGGCCACGGCATCCTGCCAGGCGACTTTATCCTGATCAGGGAGCAGTCAGAGCTTGAGTACGGCGAAATGGGCTTGATCCTGATCCCCGGTGAAGAGGGATGCATCCGGCGGTATTATAAAAATAAGGACAGCATCGTGCTGCTGCCTTCCAATCCATACACTCCTCCCCGCATTTTCACGGGAAAGGAGCGTGCCGGAATAAGGGTTGTGGGAAAGGTGGTCCAAATCAGGAGGACATACCAGCCCGACCCTGTTTAA